In a single window of the Streptomyces sp. NBC_00285 genome:
- a CDS encoding ABC transporter ATP-binding protein: protein MGKRRGTEQPGVSESERLLFGGPLRYDGGWNSHSDAFMELGLRAMVARLPSLLSASFRLAWQADRRAARTVLVAEVARGLTQAVSLLAVNIVLGRLIGGGALEDRLRGAVPALVTMAAVMLVGALLRAASTHATGRLEPKVERVATERYLEQAATVELAAIEDHAFHKLLDTAQYGATSARRMISFATRVVNAMISLITAAGVLTVLHPALLPLLVTMTIPSGWGALTIARRQYESFHTWVQHVRAGRLLGALLIEPEAAPEIRVHGVGPFLLRHYRAMAETAETEQARLARLAARTGLIAATWTGLATVATYATLGGLLLAGAMALSVAGTAVIAVRAGSQSLNTLVIEMNALHEEALFVGDLQRLYVEAAQWAIPAGGTALPDDPHEIRFENVTFTYPGDATRPALDDVTLTLPLGKIVALVGENGSGKTTLVKLLAGLYAPGAGRILWDDVDAAHADRKLLAERVAMVAQDFKRWPFTARVNVAVGRSSVPLTEERVSGAVAEAGAGEVLEDLPRGLDTLLARNFSGGHELSGGQWQRLGIARAAYRRGHILIVDEPTAALDARAELEVFEKIRALAGTGQTVVLITHRLASVRHADLVHVLEQGRLVESGTPEELLASGGVYAELYSLQAEQFTAKVPAKEAG, encoded by the coding sequence GTGGGGAAACGGCGTGGCACCGAGCAACCCGGGGTCTCCGAGTCGGAGCGACTGCTCTTCGGGGGGCCGCTGCGGTACGACGGCGGGTGGAACTCGCACTCCGACGCGTTCATGGAGCTGGGGTTGCGGGCCATGGTGGCGCGGCTGCCCTCGCTGTTGTCGGCGAGTTTCCGGCTGGCCTGGCAAGCGGACCGACGGGCCGCGCGGACCGTGCTGGTCGCCGAGGTGGCCAGGGGTCTCACCCAGGCGGTGAGCCTGCTCGCCGTCAACATCGTGCTGGGACGGCTGATCGGCGGGGGTGCGCTGGAGGACCGGCTGCGGGGTGCCGTGCCCGCACTCGTCACCATGGCCGCCGTGATGCTGGTCGGGGCACTGCTGCGGGCCGCGTCGACGCATGCCACCGGCCGCCTCGAACCCAAGGTGGAGCGGGTGGCGACCGAGCGGTATCTGGAGCAGGCGGCGACCGTCGAGCTGGCCGCGATCGAGGATCACGCCTTCCACAAGCTGCTGGACACCGCGCAGTACGGCGCCACCTCGGCCCGTCGGATGATCTCGTTCGCGACCCGTGTGGTGAACGCGATGATCTCGCTGATCACGGCGGCGGGCGTGCTGACGGTGCTGCACCCGGCGCTGCTGCCGCTGCTGGTCACGATGACGATCCCGAGCGGGTGGGGCGCGCTGACGATCGCGCGCCGCCAGTACGAGTCCTTCCACACCTGGGTGCAGCACGTGCGGGCGGGCCGACTGCTCGGCGCCCTGCTGATCGAGCCGGAGGCGGCGCCGGAGATCCGGGTCCACGGGGTGGGCCCGTTCCTGCTCCGGCACTACCGCGCGATGGCGGAGACAGCGGAGACGGAGCAGGCCCGACTGGCGCGCCTCGCCGCCCGCACGGGGCTGATCGCGGCGACCTGGACGGGCCTGGCGACGGTGGCGACGTACGCGACACTGGGCGGGCTGCTGCTGGCGGGCGCGATGGCGCTGTCGGTGGCCGGTACGGCCGTGATCGCCGTGCGCGCCGGCTCACAGAGCCTGAACACCCTGGTCATCGAGATGAACGCACTGCACGAGGAAGCCCTGTTCGTCGGCGACCTCCAGCGGCTCTACGTGGAGGCGGCCCAGTGGGCGATCCCGGCGGGCGGCACGGCACTGCCGGACGATCCGCACGAGATCCGCTTCGAGAACGTCACCTTCACCTACCCGGGTGACGCGACCCGCCCCGCGCTCGACGACGTGACGCTCACCCTGCCGCTCGGCAAGATCGTCGCGCTGGTCGGGGAGAACGGCTCGGGCAAGACCACCCTGGTGAAACTGCTCGCGGGCCTGTACGCCCCCGGAGCGGGGCGGATCCTGTGGGACGACGTGGACGCGGCGCACGCGGACCGGAAGCTGCTCGCCGAGCGGGTCGCGATGGTCGCCCAGGACTTCAAGCGGTGGCCGTTCACCGCCCGCGTCAATGTGGCGGTGGGCCGCTCCTCGGTGCCGCTCACCGAGGAGCGGGTGTCGGGCGCGGTCGCGGAGGCCGGCGCCGGCGAGGTGCTGGAGGATCTGCCGCGCGGCCTGGACACGCTGCTGGCCCGCAACTTCAGCGGCGGGCACGAACTGTCGGGCGGCCAGTGGCAGCGGCTCGGCATCGCCCGGGCCGCCTACCGGCGCGGGCACATCCTGATCGTGGACGAACCGACGGCCGCCCTGGACGCGCGGGCCGAACTGGAGGTCTTCGAGAAGATCCGCGCACTGGCCGGTACCGGCCAGACGGTCGTCCTGATCACGCACCGGCTGGCGTCCGTACGTCACGCGGACCTGGTGCACGTGCTGGAGCAGGGCCGACTCGTGGAGTCGGGTACGCCCGAGGAGCTTCTGGCCTCCGGTGGTGTCTACGCGGAGCTGTACTCGCTCCAGGCCGAGCAGTTCACGGCAAAGGTGCCCGCCAAGGAGGCGGGCTGA
- a CDS encoding DUF899 domain-containing protein: MSLPEIVSRDEWRAARAELLVREKAATRARDALNAERRRLPMVEVEEEYVFEGGDGKATLLDLFEGRGQLVVYHFMFAPEWDAGCRSCSAFLDQIGHLVHLRARGTTFAAVSRAPYTKILPFKARMGWTMPWYSSDGAGFNHDFEVTLEIDGKPVERPGISCFLRDRDRVFHTYSTYERGLDGLGSTTTFLDLTALGRQEEWEEPKGRASALGAPAGSVRIRYHDEYED; the protein is encoded by the coding sequence ATGTCGCTACCGGAGATCGTCTCGCGGGACGAATGGCGCGCGGCGCGCGCGGAGTTGCTGGTCAGGGAGAAGGCGGCCACGCGGGCGCGGGACGCGCTCAACGCCGAGCGGCGCAGGCTGCCCATGGTCGAGGTGGAGGAGGAGTACGTCTTCGAGGGTGGCGACGGCAAGGCCACCTTGCTCGATCTCTTCGAGGGGCGAGGCCAGCTCGTCGTCTACCACTTCATGTTCGCGCCCGAGTGGGACGCGGGGTGCCGCAGCTGCTCCGCCTTCCTCGACCAGATCGGACATCTGGTTCATCTGCGGGCACGGGGGACGACGTTCGCGGCCGTGTCGAGAGCGCCGTACACGAAGATCCTGCCGTTCAAGGCGCGGATGGGCTGGACGATGCCCTGGTACTCGTCGGACGGCGCCGGGTTCAACCACGACTTCGAGGTCACTCTGGAGATCGACGGGAAGCCGGTGGAGCGGCCCGGCATCAGCTGCTTCCTGCGCGACCGCGACCGGGTCTTCCACACGTACTCGACCTATGAGCGCGGTCTGGACGGGCTCGGCTCGACCACCACCTTCCTCGATCTCACCGCGCTGGGACGGCAGGAGGAGTGGGAGGAACCCAAGGGGCGCGCGTCCGCTCTCGGGGCGCCCGCGGGCTCTGTACGCATCCGGTATCACGACGAGTACGAGGACTGA
- a CDS encoding amidohydrolase: MTASPTVSATDAPAELIISGCTVLVHDDQERIGFEEDAAVVVRDGVVESVTSADAVRDLPAVERIDARGQVAMPGLVNCHTHAPMVTLRGIAEDLPTEEWFNDVVWPVESNLTARDVELGARLACAEMIRGGVTCFADHYFSMDAVAAVVDECGIRAHLGEAYFSSQGPQGREKSLEFALRHRGGAGGRITTALAPHAPYTVDDADLAVTADLAHEHGLPVHLHASENRDQAETSLARHGVTPIEVLRRTGILDTDVLIAHGSGILDRDLPVLAHAAGRTAVATAPRGYLKFAWPTTTPVRALYDIGIPVGLATDGAASNNSLDVWESMALTALLQKSTTGDPRWLTARQALHHAGPQSARAVGLGDVVGTIAAGRRADIILVDLTGPHTQPVHDLAATLVHSARSCDVRTTIVDGRVLMRDRELLTIDVAAVVRELGERMPALLDLSHGRRIQNYKT; the protein is encoded by the coding sequence ATGACCGCCTCTCCCACCGTCTCCGCCACCGACGCTCCCGCCGAACTCATCATCTCCGGATGCACGGTCCTCGTGCACGACGATCAAGAGCGGATCGGGTTCGAGGAGGACGCGGCCGTCGTCGTACGGGACGGTGTCGTGGAGTCGGTGACGAGCGCCGACGCCGTGCGCGACCTGCCCGCCGTCGAGCGGATCGACGCCCGGGGCCAGGTCGCGATGCCGGGGCTCGTCAACTGCCACACCCACGCGCCCATGGTCACGCTCCGCGGGATCGCCGAGGACCTGCCGACCGAGGAGTGGTTCAACGACGTCGTCTGGCCCGTCGAGTCCAACCTCACCGCAAGGGACGTGGAGTTGGGGGCGCGGCTGGCCTGCGCCGAGATGATCCGGGGCGGTGTCACCTGCTTCGCCGACCACTACTTCTCGATGGACGCCGTCGCCGCCGTCGTCGACGAGTGCGGGATCAGGGCCCACCTGGGCGAGGCCTACTTCTCCTCGCAGGGACCCCAAGGGCGGGAGAAATCCCTGGAGTTCGCGCTACGGCACCGCGGCGGCGCCGGTGGCCGCATCACCACCGCCCTCGCCCCGCACGCGCCCTACACCGTCGACGACGCCGACCTCGCCGTGACCGCCGACCTCGCCCACGAACACGGTCTGCCCGTCCACCTCCACGCCTCCGAGAACCGCGACCAGGCCGAGACGAGCCTCGCCCGGCACGGCGTCACACCCATCGAGGTGCTTCGGCGCACCGGGATCCTCGACACGGACGTCCTGATCGCACACGGCAGCGGCATCCTCGACCGCGACCTCCCGGTCCTCGCACATGCCGCGGGACGTACGGCCGTCGCGACCGCTCCCCGCGGCTACCTCAAGTTCGCCTGGCCCACCACCACCCCCGTCCGCGCCCTGTACGACATCGGCATCCCCGTCGGACTCGCCACGGACGGCGCGGCCTCCAACAACTCCCTCGACGTGTGGGAGTCGATGGCGCTCACCGCGCTCCTCCAGAAGTCGACCACCGGCGACCCACGCTGGCTGACGGCACGTCAGGCCCTGCACCATGCGGGCCCCCAGAGTGCCCGTGCGGTCGGACTCGGCGACGTCGTCGGCACCATCGCGGCGGGCCGGCGCGCCGACATCATCCTGGTCGACCTCACCGGCCCGCACACCCAGCCCGTCCACGACCTCGCCGCCACCCTCGTCCACAGCGCCCGCTCCTGCGACGTCCGCACGACGATCGTCGACGGCCGTGTCCTGATGCGGGACCGTGAGCTGCTGACCATCGATGTGGCCGCTGTCGTAAGGGAGTTGGGGGAGCGGATGCCCGCGCTGCTCGACCTGAGTCATGGCAGGCGGATCCAGAACTACAAGACCTGA
- a CDS encoding endonuclease/exonuclease/phosphatase family protein has translation MLLGTWNLENLYRPGGPYGPEDKAAYEAKLAALAAAVTDLDPTLLAVQEVGEPEALGDLVGLLGGGWTVETSRHPDGRGIRVGVISRTPFEVLADTTAFPPKLHPVQGDDGAATVAESGRGFLAVETQTDRGPLRVAVAHLKSKLLSYPGGRFQPRDEGERARYGAYALYRRAAEATALRALADDLLDGDGRERDVMVLGDLNDEVQAATTQILLGPPGSEIGTAGYRMPDRGDAFRLWDTAPLIPAEQRFSRVNSGRRELIDHILCSHRLVHRVREAGTGLPGGDAMRLPSVGADPSARRDAAGSDHAPVWVRV, from the coding sequence ATGCTCCTCGGCACCTGGAACCTGGAGAACCTGTACCGTCCCGGCGGCCCGTACGGCCCGGAGGACAAGGCCGCCTACGAGGCGAAGCTCGCCGCTCTCGCCGCCGCGGTCACCGATCTGGACCCGACGCTGCTGGCCGTGCAGGAGGTCGGCGAGCCCGAGGCGCTCGGCGACCTGGTCGGCCTGCTGGGCGGCGGCTGGACCGTCGAGACCTCGCGGCACCCGGACGGCAGGGGCATACGGGTGGGCGTGATCTCCCGTACGCCGTTCGAGGTGCTGGCCGACACCACTGCCTTCCCGCCGAAGCTGCACCCGGTGCAGGGGGACGACGGGGCTGCGACGGTGGCGGAGTCGGGCCGCGGGTTCCTGGCCGTGGAGACGCAGACCGACCGCGGGCCGCTGCGGGTGGCGGTGGCCCACCTGAAGTCGAAGCTGCTGTCCTATCCGGGAGGCCGTTTCCAGCCGCGTGACGAGGGCGAACGGGCGCGCTACGGGGCGTACGCGCTGTATCGCCGGGCGGCCGAGGCGACGGCGCTGCGGGCGCTGGCCGACGACCTGCTCGACGGCGACGGACGCGAGCGGGATGTGATGGTGCTCGGCGACCTGAACGACGAGGTACAGGCCGCGACCACCCAGATCCTGCTCGGCCCGCCCGGCTCCGAGATCGGTACCGCCGGCTACCGGATGCCCGACAGGGGCGATGCGTTCCGGCTGTGGGACACGGCCCCGCTGATCCCCGCCGAGCAGCGCTTCTCCCGCGTCAACTCCGGGCGCCGCGAGCTGATCGACCACATCCTGTGCAGCCACCGTCTGGTGCACCGGGTGCGGGAGGCGGGCACGGGGCTGCCGGGCGGGGACGCGATGCGACTGCCGTCGGTGGGGGCGGATCCGTCGGCCCGGCGGGACGCGGCGGGCTCGGACCACGCGCCGGTGTGGGTGCGCGTGTGA
- a CDS encoding FUSC family protein, whose amino-acid sequence MSPALPLWLAHALRAQRGPIPWNAVVRGVLSAGPLLLVAVLADRTSLGVVAAIAAMLAGINDRPGSRRVSVKRIGVPALAGAVGMIVGTYAGEYVGAVTLTVLLTLVGLVAGGISAVGPVASGAGTQLLVASAIGAGMPLPEDGRLRAVVYLGGACWLLGLRLALPTPGAIAGDFRFDGERAAVAAVYEAVAELLDAAGSDQATARRVALTAALDHAQDALAGPRLRRHASSSAERRLHAQYAAALPLAEAATALAWAGEAVPGRASAAPRRLAVAVRENGHTGPLPAPTRSAPALRALDDALLRAAEAFDRGRGGDLHTRRLTFRALLRHVFGAGGREYGLRVALCFGASVAVAQALHHSHWYGEHQHWYWLPATAVFLVKPDLGPLVSRVLCRAAGTVLGALVFAGFALVLPRPEGLIALVAVCGALIPVATRHFAAQTAVVTVLVLALVMVGGEPQASAGRIMETLLACAIVLIVGHLPMPGQRGGTVRSRLAAAGGAAQAYLAHVLRETDAEDSGVLREAGAEGSGALREAGAEGSGVLREAGAEGSGAVQDTGAEDLGALRHTGVQDSRALRWTLRREAYRALAEARAAIALAAAELPALARHSEGADEIVAVLERLVDTTTACAVHLDDSGRLTPRHVRRLAELLDELGELDRPAEGAARVAVRLPELPLAG is encoded by the coding sequence GTGTCACCCGCCCTACCGCTCTGGCTCGCCCACGCCCTCCGTGCTCAGCGGGGGCCGATTCCCTGGAACGCCGTGGTGCGGGGTGTGCTGTCCGCCGGGCCCCTCCTCCTCGTCGCCGTGCTCGCCGACCGGACCTCCCTCGGTGTCGTCGCCGCCATCGCCGCCATGCTCGCCGGGATCAACGACCGGCCCGGCAGCCGACGCGTCTCCGTCAAGAGGATCGGGGTGCCCGCGCTCGCGGGGGCGGTCGGGATGATCGTCGGGACGTACGCGGGGGAGTACGTGGGGGCCGTGACCCTCACGGTGCTGCTCACCCTCGTCGGACTGGTCGCCGGTGGCATCAGTGCCGTCGGGCCCGTCGCGTCCGGAGCCGGTACGCAGTTGCTCGTCGCCTCCGCGATCGGGGCCGGGATGCCGTTGCCGGAGGACGGCCGACTGCGTGCGGTCGTCTACCTCGGCGGGGCCTGCTGGCTGCTCGGGCTGCGGCTCGCGCTGCCGACGCCCGGCGCGATCGCCGGGGACTTCCGGTTCGACGGGGAGCGTGCGGCCGTAGCGGCGGTGTACGAGGCCGTCGCCGAGCTCCTCGACGCCGCCGGGAGCGACCAGGCCACCGCCCGCCGCGTCGCGCTCACCGCCGCCCTCGACCACGCGCAGGACGCGCTCGCCGGACCCCGGCTGCGGCGGCACGCCAGTTCCTCCGCCGAGCGGCGGCTGCACGCGCAGTACGCCGCGGCGCTGCCCCTGGCCGAGGCCGCCACCGCGCTCGCCTGGGCCGGTGAGGCGGTGCCCGGACGGGCCTCCGCGGCGCCCCGGCGGCTCGCCGTCGCCGTACGGGAGAACGGGCACACCGGGCCGTTGCCCGCGCCCACCCGGTCGGCGCCCGCGCTGCGCGCGCTCGACGACGCGCTGCTGCGGGCCGCCGAGGCCTTCGACCGGGGCCGGGGCGGCGATCTGCACACGCGCCGGCTCACCTTCCGTGCCCTGCTGCGGCACGTCTTCGGGGCCGGCGGGCGGGAGTACGGGCTGCGGGTCGCCCTCTGCTTCGGGGCCAGCGTCGCCGTCGCGCAGGCGCTGCACCACTCCCACTGGTACGGGGAGCACCAGCACTGGTACTGGCTGCCCGCCACCGCCGTCTTCCTCGTCAAGCCCGACCTCGGGCCGCTCGTCTCCAGGGTGCTGTGCCGGGCGGCGGGGACCGTGCTGGGGGCGCTGGTCTTCGCCGGGTTCGCGCTCGTGCTGCCGCGGCCCGAGGGACTCATCGCGCTCGTCGCCGTCTGCGGGGCGCTCATTCCCGTGGCCACCCGGCACTTCGCCGCGCAGACCGCCGTCGTCACGGTCCTCGTCCTGGCGCTCGTGATGGTCGGCGGCGAGCCGCAGGCCTCCGCCGGCCGGATCATGGAGACCCTGCTGGCCTGCGCGATCGTGCTGATCGTGGGGCATCTGCCGATGCCGGGACAGCGGGGCGGGACAGTACGGTCCCGGCTGGCAGCGGCGGGCGGTGCCGCGCAGGCGTACCTCGCGCACGTCCTGCGGGAGACCGACGCCGAAGATTCCGGAGTCTTGCGGGAGGCCGGTGCTGAGGGCTCGGGAGCTTTGAGGGAGGCCGGTGCTGAAGGCTCGGGAGTCTTGCGGGAGGCCGGTGCTGAAGGCTCCGGAGCCGTACAGGACACCGGTGCCGAAGACCTGGGAGCCCTACGGCACACCGGCGTTCAGGACTCCCGTGCGCTGCGTTGGACCCTGCGCCGTGAGGCCTACCGTGCGCTTGCCGAGGCGCGTGCCGCCATCGCCCTCGCCGCTGCCGAACTCCCCGCGCTCGCCCGGCATTCGGAGGGCGCCGACGAGATCGTCGCCGTGCTCGAACGGCTCGTCGACACGACCACCGCCTGCGCGGTCCACCTGGACGACTCCGGGCGCCTCACCCCTCGGCACGTCCGGCGGCTCGCCGAGCTCCTCGACGAACTCGGCGAACTCGACCGGCCCGCCGAAGGGGCCGCGCGAGTGGCGGTCCGGCTGCCCGAACTGCCCCTGGCCGGTTAG
- a CDS encoding nucleotidyltransferase domain-containing protein gives MSATPRSDAAFLDTVVDRLAALPAVRAVALGGSRAQGTERPDSDWDLALYYRGDFDPGELRAVGWEGEVSEVGEWGGGVFNGGAWLTIDGRRVDVHYRDLDVVERELAQAQEGRFRVEPLLFHLAGIPTYLIVAELAINQVLRGALPRPSAYPDKLRTSAADRWQGTAHATLAYAKANHAPAGRLTETAGALATAAVQMGHSVLAARGEWVTNEKRLLERAGLRAMDRIIEAVRPDPERLLRAIADGEELFSAARSSAPGPT, from the coding sequence ATGTCCGCCACCCCTCGCTCCGACGCCGCCTTCCTCGACACCGTCGTCGACCGCCTCGCCGCCCTCCCCGCCGTCCGGGCCGTGGCCCTCGGCGGCTCGCGCGCCCAGGGCACCGAACGGCCGGACAGCGACTGGGACCTGGCCCTCTACTACCGAGGTGACTTCGATCCCGGCGAGCTCCGCGCGGTCGGCTGGGAGGGCGAGGTCTCCGAGGTCGGCGAGTGGGGCGGCGGTGTCTTCAACGGGGGCGCCTGGCTGACGATCGACGGGCGGCGGGTCGACGTCCATTACCGGGATCTCGACGTGGTGGAACGGGAGTTGGCGCAGGCGCAGGAGGGGCGGTTCCGGGTGGAACCCCTGCTGTTCCATCTCGCGGGGATTCCCACCTACCTGATCGTGGCCGAACTCGCGATCAACCAGGTGCTGAGAGGGGCATTGCCGCGACCGTCGGCATACCCCGACAAACTCCGCACCTCCGCGGCCGACCGCTGGCAGGGCACCGCCCACGCCACCCTCGCCTACGCCAAGGCCAACCACGCCCCGGCCGGCCGGCTCACCGAGACGGCAGGAGCACTCGCGACGGCCGCCGTACAGATGGGGCACTCGGTGCTGGCCGCGCGAGGGGAGTGGGTGACGAACGAGAAGCGGCTGCTGGAACGGGCCGGACTTCGAGCGATGGACAGGATCATCGAGGCTGTGCGGCCGGACCCGGAACGCCTGCTCCGGGCCATCGCCGACGGCGAGGAACTCTTCTCCGCCGCCCGGTCATCGGCCCCGGGCCCGACCTGA
- a CDS encoding GNAT family N-acetyltransferase — MKDDQVARVHERLAARPELRPMAFGEGHRFGLWELASLAEGAFGECVDPDSLSVTGEKRWRLRLGAAGREHGRTDDVRVRYWIRSPGSRGGRPIGTVAVDTCPVGVGAVRITSLYVHPVARRRGLASAVLDLVYDACRAEGLRGYRLDTYWTWQPAVRYYLRRGLWVTSWKHALGFARLSQLPRYEVEESGEGELTFLVTGEEGRPVPVLVAGSVGGRLWLRESEEYRGTPDRLDAVRLYARSTLALHLAVRGRPLVRGEEERARSHPWCDIGEPEALAHRIADFEGVARSRGWRVRSPYGGGLPAL; from the coding sequence ATGAAAGACGATCAGGTGGCCCGTGTTCACGAACGCCTCGCCGCCCGCCCCGAGTTGCGTCCCATGGCGTTCGGCGAGGGCCACCGGTTCGGGCTCTGGGAACTCGCCTCGCTCGCCGAGGGCGCCTTCGGCGAGTGCGTCGACCCGGACTCGCTCAGCGTGACGGGCGAGAAGCGGTGGCGGCTGCGGTTGGGTGCGGCCGGGCGTGAGCACGGGCGCACCGACGACGTCCGGGTCAGGTACTGGATCCGCTCTCCGGGAAGTCGCGGTGGCAGGCCGATCGGGACCGTCGCCGTCGACACCTGCCCGGTCGGAGTGGGCGCGGTGCGCATCACCTCGCTCTACGTCCATCCGGTCGCCCGGCGGCGGGGGCTCGCCTCGGCCGTGCTCGACCTGGTCTACGACGCCTGCCGCGCCGAAGGTCTGCGGGGATACCGGCTGGACACGTACTGGACCTGGCAGCCGGCCGTCCGCTACTACCTCCGACGCGGGCTGTGGGTCACGTCCTGGAAGCACGCGCTGGGTTTCGCCCGGCTGTCGCAGCTGCCTCGGTACGAGGTCGAGGAGAGCGGAGAGGGGGAGTTGACGTTCCTGGTGACCGGCGAGGAGGGGCGGCCGGTCCCGGTCCTCGTCGCCGGGAGCGTGGGCGGCCGACTGTGGCTGCGGGAGAGCGAGGAGTACCGCGGGACGCCGGACCGGCTCGATGCCGTACGGCTGTACGCGCGCTCGACCCTGGCACTGCATCTGGCCGTGCGCGGACGGCCGTTGGTGCGAGGGGAGGAGGAACGGGCCAGGTCACATCCTTGGTGCGACATCGGCGAGCCGGAAGCACTCGCCCACCGGATCGCCGACTTCGAGGGGGTGGCGCGAAGCAGGGGGTGGCGGGTGCGGAGTCCGTACGGCGGCGGGCTCCCGGCCCTGTGA
- a CDS encoding RidA family protein: MIQRVTAPALFPPPTYAHASVVEAGTKLAFLAGSVPLDAKGNLVGEGDPARQAERVIANLREQLQAVGSDLEHVLSTDVYVVSSEPAVLSTVWEVVEASGLSSGPHSSTLIGVACLGYSGQLVEITATAVVPEEAAR, encoded by the coding sequence GTGATCCAGCGCGTCACCGCCCCGGCGCTCTTCCCGCCGCCGACCTACGCCCACGCCTCCGTCGTCGAGGCCGGCACGAAGCTGGCGTTTCTCGCCGGGTCCGTTCCGCTGGACGCGAAGGGGAACCTCGTCGGTGAGGGGGATCCCGCGCGGCAGGCCGAGCGGGTGATCGCGAACCTGCGGGAACAACTACAGGCGGTGGGCAGCGACTTGGAGCATGTGCTGTCGACCGATGTGTACGTCGTGAGCAGCGAGCCCGCGGTGCTGTCCACGGTGTGGGAGGTCGTCGAGGCGTCCGGACTGAGCTCCGGGCCGCATTCGTCGACGCTGATCGGGGTCGCGTGCCTCGGCTACTCGGGCCAGCTGGTGGAGATCACGGCGACGGCCGTCGTGCCGGAAGAAGCAGCACGGTGA
- a CDS encoding GNAT family N-acetyltransferase, with protein sequence MSAIVIRRATAADASATADVYLRSFDAALPTVVRPHSDDEVRAYIRDVVVPLRETWVAAAEGQVVGLMVLADDLLSQLYLDPGWRGRGIGDEFVALAKERSPRGLALWTFQVNKPAHRFYERHGFVEAERTDGSGNEEREPDVRYVWRP encoded by the coding sequence GTGAGCGCGATCGTCATCCGTCGGGCCACTGCCGCCGACGCCTCCGCCACGGCCGACGTCTATCTGCGCTCCTTCGATGCCGCGCTGCCGACGGTGGTGCGGCCCCATTCCGACGACGAGGTGCGCGCCTATATCCGGGACGTTGTCGTGCCGCTTCGCGAGACGTGGGTGGCTGCGGCGGAGGGACAGGTCGTGGGGCTCATGGTCCTCGCCGACGATCTGCTGTCCCAGCTGTATCTCGACCCCGGCTGGCGGGGACGCGGCATCGGCGACGAATTCGTCGCGCTCGCCAAGGAGCGCAGCCCACGGGGGCTGGCCCTGTGGACCTTCCAGGTCAACAAGCCGGCCCACCGCTTCTACGAGCGTCACGGCTTCGTCGAGGCCGAACGCACCGACGGCAGCGGCAACGAGGAGCGGGAGCCGGATGTGCGATACGTCTGGCGCCCTTGA
- a CDS encoding aspartate/glutamate racemase family protein, with translation MRIAVTNCNTTQEMTEEIVRGARAAAGPGTTVLGLTPQWGPESAEGWLDSYLSAAAVIDLLRTYEGPPYDAVVMAGFGEHGREGVRELVDVPVVDITEAAAHLACLLGRRYGVVTTLERSCGQIEDSLELAGVGRNCAAVVGTGLGVLDLGDADRTEAAFLVAAERARDAGAEVLVLGCAGMTGLQRTVGEKLGLPVVDGVGAAVKLAESLVGLGLSTSRARSYAKPVQKRRAWGSRSG, from the coding sequence GTGCGGATCGCCGTCACCAACTGCAACACCACGCAGGAGATGACCGAGGAGATCGTACGAGGTGCCCGGGCCGCCGCAGGCCCGGGCACCACCGTGCTCGGGCTCACCCCGCAGTGGGGACCCGAGTCCGCGGAGGGCTGGCTCGACAGCTACCTCTCCGCGGCGGCGGTCATCGACCTGCTGCGCACGTACGAGGGTCCCCCCTACGACGCCGTCGTCATGGCCGGCTTCGGCGAGCACGGACGGGAGGGCGTCCGGGAGCTGGTGGACGTACCGGTCGTCGACATCACCGAGGCCGCCGCCCATCTGGCCTGTCTGCTCGGCCGGCGCTACGGCGTCGTCACCACCCTGGAACGGTCCTGCGGGCAGATCGAGGACAGCCTGGAGCTGGCGGGGGTGGGGCGCAACTGCGCCGCCGTCGTCGGAACGGGGCTCGGGGTCCTCGACCTGGGCGACGCCGACCGCACGGAGGCCGCTTTCCTGGTGGCCGCCGAGCGGGCGCGGGACGCGGGCGCCGAGGTGCTGGTGCTGGGATGCGCCGGGATGACCGGGCTGCAGCGGACCGTGGGGGAGAAGCTCGGGCTTCCGGTGGTCGACGGGGTGGGGGCGGCGGTCAAGCTGGCGGAGTCACTGGTGGGACTGGGACTGAGCACCAGCCGGGCGCGGAGCTACGCGAAGCCGGTGCAGAAGAGACGGGCGTGGGGATCGCGGTCGGGCTGA